The sequence below is a genomic window from Syntrophorhabdus sp..
CGTCGCGCCGGGTTTCATCAAGGGCGGCATGAACGAAGGGCTTATCAGGAAAGAGGTGTTCGTCAATTATCTCTCGGGCAGGACGCCCATGGGAAGGATGGGAACCGTGGAAGAGCTGGTCTCAACGATACTGTTCCTCGCATCCGATGACGCCCGGTACATCAACGGCGAGACCATCGTGATGGACGGCGGTATGACAGGCTTCACCGCGGAAGGCCTGCTTGATTTCATGTCCAAAGGCAAGCAATAGATGGACATTATCCCCTTCATCCGTTTCACCGTAAACTCGCGCTACATGGCACGGTGGATAATCGGGGGCCTCGCCCTCTTCATCCCGGTGCTCAACTTTTTCTCCATCGGGTTTCTGTCCCGCACGTCGCGGCTCATCCTGGTCGGGGGAATGGGGATCTCCACGTGGCAGGAAAAATATGAGGCCTGGCTGGAAGGGGTCAAACTCCTGTTCGTCTTCATCCTCTACAACGCCATACCCTTCTTCATGTTCTCCAGCGGGTTCTTCCTGACAACGCTCAACACCTTCACCGCCTTCTTCGGTCACCTCATGATCAAGGCGGCGGTATTCGTCATCTTTCCCATATGCTCCTTCTTTCTGCCCTTCGCCTTCACCATCTTCGCGGAGCGCACCGATTTCAGGGAGGCCCTGGAATTCGAGGACATCCTGCGGGGCATCAAAGAGGTCCTCGTGGAATACATAATAGGTTACGCGGCAACCATCGCCGCCGTGTACGTGGCCCTCCTTTTCATGCACATCCCCTACCTCATAGGCTTCCTCATCTCCTCTGTCCTCACCTACTACGCGCTCCTCCTCTCCGCCTTTTTCTTCACCGGCCTCTACCGCAGGACAAGCCTGTGCATGCAGAGGGTGGTGCCGGAAACGAATGAAGAGGCAAATAACCCGGAAGAAAAATGACCAATATCCAGGTCTCAATGACCAGAAAATAACCAATTTACCAAATTGCAGCAACCAAACGAAAAACTGTAACGGAGTTCAGACTCATTTCTTGTTTGGTAAATTGCTTGTTGGTGAATTGGTCATTGTCATTTCTTTGGTCATTGTGATCTGGTTATTGGTTATTATCGTTCCCTTCCCTCTCATTGACTTGGCCCTCAAATTATGCTAACTAATTATTCTCAACGGTGGGTGTAGCTCAACGGTTAGAGCATCAGGCTGTGGTCCTGGGGGTTGAGGGTTCGAGACCCTTCACCCACCCCAAAATCAAATCTCCTGCGTCTTTCCATCAGGCCGGGAGTCTTCCGAAAGAATCGTTGTTTTTTTGCAGGTCATCGTATAGAATTCAGGTTAAAAAGTTGTGAGGGGTCTTATGGAAATCACCAAACGCAGGGAAAAGGATGTCTCCATCGTTGCAGTGTCTGGAAGGATCGACGCGATCACCGCGCCGGATTTCGAGAAGAGCCTCGATGAGCTCATCACGGCGGGAGACAGGGTCATTCTCATCGACCTCACCGCCCTCGGCTACATCAGCAGCGCGGGGTTGAGAAGTATCCTCTCGTCGGCCAAGAAGCTCAAGGCCCTGTCGGGAGAAATACTTTTCACCGGTCTTCAGGGACCTGTCGAAGAGGTCTTCCAGATATCGGGGTTCAAGTCCATTTTCAAGATCTATCCCTCGGAAGCGGAAGCCCTCGGAAGCATGTGAGAATGGCGGAGAAGATCCACATCCTCTGCAGCATCGAGCTCCCGGCGGCACTCGAGTCCCTGCCGGGGTTCTCGGCACGAATCACAGGGTGCGCGAGAGAGGCAGGCTTCGGCGAACACAAGCTCAGCGCCATGGAGCTGGTCGTGGAAGAAGCCATCGTCAACATCGTCAAGTATTCCTCTTCATCCCCCGACAGCACCATCATCACGACATGCGGCACCGACGGCAGCGGTGCGTTCTATATCACCATCATCGACAGCGGCCCCCCTTTCGATCCCCTGAAGAGGGACACGCCCGACACCAGCGCGGGGATCGACGACCGTCCCGTTGGGGGCCTCGGCATATTCTTCATAAAGGAAATGACCGACGGCGTCACCTACA
It includes:
- a CDS encoding DUF4013 domain-containing protein, with protein sequence MDIIPFIRFTVNSRYMARWIIGGLALFIPVLNFFSIGFLSRTSRLILVGGMGISTWQEKYEAWLEGVKLLFVFILYNAIPFFMFSSGFFLTTLNTFTAFFGHLMIKAAVFVIFPICSFFLPFAFTIFAERTDFREALEFEDILRGIKEVLVEYIIGYAATIAAVYVALLFMHIPYLIGFLISSVLTYYALLLSAFFFTGLYRRTSLCMQRVVPETNEEANNPEEK
- a CDS encoding STAS domain-containing protein, which codes for MEITKRREKDVSIVAVSGRIDAITAPDFEKSLDELITAGDRVILIDLTALGYISSAGLRSILSSAKKLKALSGEILFTGLQGPVEEVFQISGFKSIFKIYPSEAEALGSM
- a CDS encoding ATP-binding protein is translated as MAEKIHILCSIELPAALESLPGFSARITGCAREAGFGEHKLSAMELVVEEAIVNIVKYSSSSPDSTIITTCGTDGSGAFYITIIDSGPPFDPLKRDTPDTSAGIDDRPVGGLGIFFIKEMTDGVTY